TCGGGACGCCCGTGTCGAGTGCGACGCGGGTCAGGCCGTCGGTGGCGGCGTTGCAGACAAAGTCGAAGTGCGGCGTGCCGCCCCGGATGACCACGCCGAAGGCCACGACCGCGTCGTACCCCTTGAGGGCGAGCTCGCGGGCGACGACCGGGAGCTCGAAGGCACCGGGGACCCGGATGAAGGTCGCGCCCGTGACGGAGTACGCCGCGAGGCAGCGCTCGGCACCGGCGAGCAAGCCCGCGGTGACTTCCTCGTGCCAGGTGCCGGCGATGACGGCCACCCGCAGGTCGCTGCAGTCGATGGGCTCGGTGGTGGGTGCGCCAGCGCCGCTCATGAGTTGCCCTCCAGTGCTTCCAAGGTGACGGGGACGTCCAGGTCGATGGTGTGGCCCATGCGGTCGCGCTTGGTGCGCAGGTAGGCCACGTTGTTCTCGTTGACGTGGGTGTTCAAGGCGACGCGGTCGGTGACGGCGATGCCGAAGTCGCTCAGGCTCGCGCACTTGTCCGGGTTGTTGGTGATCAGCCGGACCTCCTCGATACCGAGGTCACGGAGGATCTGCGTGGCGGTGCCATAGTGGCGCGCGTCAGCCGGAAGCCCGAGATCGAGGTTCGCGTCGACGGTGTCGCGACCGTTCTCCTGGAGGGCATAGGCCTGCAGCTTCGCAGCCAGGCCGATCCCGCGGCCCTCGTGCCCGCGGAGGTAGACCACGACACCGCGACCCTCCTCGGCGATCAGCTTCAGCGACTCCTCGAGCTGCGGGCCGCAGTCGCACCGCTCGCTGCCGAAGACGTCTCCGGTGAGGCACTCGCTGTGGACGCGGGTGAGCACGGGCTCGCGTGTGCCGTCAGCCGCGGCGGAGATGTCGCCGTACACCAGCGCCATGTGCTCGGAGTCGTCGATGGTGATCCGGTAGCCGAAGGCGGTGAACTCACCGTGCTTGGTGGGCAGGCGAGTCTCGGCGACGCGCTCGACGAGCACCTCGTGCCGACGGCGGTAGCGGACCAGGTCCTCGATCGAGATCATCGCGAGGCCGTGCTCATCGGCGAACTCGCGCAGCTCGGCCGCGCGCTTCATCGTGCCATCGTCGTTGACGACCTCGACCAGGACACCGACGGGCGTCAGACCGGCCAGCTTGGCGAGGTCGACGGCGGCCTCGGTGTGGCCGCGGCGTACGAGCACACCCCCATCGCGGTAGCGCAGCGGGAAGACGTGGCCCGGACGGGTCAGCTCCCACGGCTCCGTCGCGGAGTCGGCGAGCACCTTGACGGTGTGGGCGCGGTCCGCGGCGCTGATGCCGGTCGAGGTGCCATCGCGGGCATCGACCGAGATCGTGTACGCCGTGCGATAGGCGTCGCGGTTGTGCGGCGTCATGAGCGGGATCTCGAGCCGGTCGAGCATGTCCGCCGGCATCGGCGCACAGATCACGCCGCTCGAGTGGCGGATCGTGAACGCCATCAGCTCGGGGGTGGCCTTCGCGGCGGCGAAGATGATGTCGCCCTCGTTCTCGCGGCCCTCGTCGTCAACGACCACGACAGCCTTGCCGGCAGCGATGTCAGCGATCGCACGCTCGACGGTGTCCAGCCGGACCCCGCCGTGCTGGGCGTCGCCGGGCGCGGCGCCCTCCGGGATGAACGGCGCTTCTTCGGTGCTCACTTCTTCGACTCCTTCATGAGCTTGTCCAGGCTCTGCTGGTTGAGGAGGTTGGCGCTGCTCAGCAGCTTCTCCACGTGCTTGGCGATGACGTCGACCTCGAGGTTGACCCGGTCCCCCGGCTGGCGCCGGCCCATCGTCGTCCGGGCGAGGGTCTCGGGGATGAGGCTGACGGTGAAGCGGTTGTCGCGGGTCTCGACGACCGTCAGCGAGACGCCGTCGATCGTGATCGAGCCCTTGTCTACGAGGTAGCGAGTGAGGCCCTCGGGCACCTCGAGCTCCACGACCTCCCAGTGCTCGCTCGGCGTGCGGGACACGACGGTGCCGACGGCGTCGACGTGGCCCTGGACGATGTGGCCACCAAGGCGCTTGTCGGCGGTGACGGCGCGCTCGAGGTTCACGACGTCGCCGGGGCGCACGTCGCCGATGGACGTCTTGTCGAGCGACTCCTGCATGACGTCGGCCGTCCAGACCCCGTCGTCGACGGTGACGACGGTCAGGCAGCAGCCGTTGACCGCGATCGAGTCACCAAGGCCGGTGCCCTCGAGCACCGTGGCCGCACGGATCGAGAGCCGGATGGCGTCGCTCTGCTGCTCGACGGCCTCGACGGTGCCGAGTTCCTCGATGATGCCGGTGAACATGTCAGTTGCCTTCCGGGTGGGTGCTCGCTGTGGACATCGTGATGCGGACGCAGGTGTCCTGGCCGACCGCCTCGAGCACGGCCACGTCCGTGACCCTCAGGTGACGCGCGTCGGCGATGGTCTCAATGCCCAGGTCGGCCACCGCATTCCGCCCGGTGCCGAGGAGGACGGGCGCGACGTACGCGACGACCTCGTCGACCAGGCCTGCTTTGAAGAACGCGGCTGCCAGCGTCGGCCCGCCTTCAAGGAAGACGTGCTGGCGGTCGCGGGCGAACAGCTGGGCCAACGCCTCGCGGGGATCGTGCATGCGCAGGTGAGTGGTGCCGGCGCTGCCGTCGAAGATCCGCGCGCGTGCCGGCAGCTCGCGCAGGCCCATGACCGCGCGCAGCGGCTGGTCCGGGAGCGCCACCTCGTCGGCGTCTCGGACCGTGAGCTGCGGGTCGTCCGCGAGGACGGTGCCGGTGCCGACCAGGACGGTGTCCGCGAGCGCCCTGAGCCGGTGGGTGTCCTGGCGTGCGGCAGCGGAGGTGATCCACTTGGAGGTGCCGTCCATCGCGGCGCTGCGGCCGTCCAGCGAGGTGGCGAACTTCCAGGTGACGAACGGCCGCTGGTGCTCCACCGCGAAGGCCCACACACGGTTGAGCTCGCGCGACTCCGACTCCAGGAGGCCGGACTCGACCTCGATGCCGGCGGCACGGAGGGTCTCCGCTCCCCCGACGGCCACCGGGTTGCGGTCACCGGTGGCGAAGACCACGCGGGACACACCGGCTTCGACGAGTGCCAGGGCGCAGGGTCCGGTCCGGCCGGTGTGGTTGCACGGTTCGAGGGTGACGACCGCGGTCGCGCCACGGACATCGACGCCCGCCTCGCGAGCGGTGGCGAGGGCAGCGGCCTCGGCGTGCGGCGTACCGGCACCGAGGTGGAATCCCTCGGCCAGCGTCGTGCCGTCGGCTGCGAGCAGGACGCACCCGACCCGCGGGTTCGGTCCGAGGGGTACGCCGGGGGTCGCGGCCAGCTCGAGCGCGCGCTGCATCGCGTGCTGCTCGGCAGCGGTGAACGTCATGGTGGCGCCCCTTCTCCGGTCCGGTCACGGACTCCAGGGGCTGCGAACGTGGGCCTCCGACTGGCGCCGGGAGCGCTCAGGGCGCTGCCTCGAAACCGGGCGGTCAGCCACGCCGCGTGCATCTTTCCATCCGGACTTTGACCGTCGGTCCAGGAATTTCACCTGATCAACCGGCCGCTGGATGCGGCCGGGTCGCGGACTTTAACCGCCGGTGCGGATTTTCACCGCCCCCAGAGCACGCGAGTGTCAACTCGTCGGAGGAATCCTAGCGGACGGTTGCGACTGCCTCCGCGGCAGCGCGCAGCTCGGCGACCATCTTGTCCGGGTCAGCCGCCGAGTAGACGGCGCTGCCCGCCACGAAGACGTCGGCGCCGGCCTCGGCGCAGCGCTCGATCGTCTCGAGCGAGACGCCACCGTCGACCTGGAGCCAGGTCTCGATGCCGTGCTTGTCCATCATCGCCCGGGCGCGACGGATCTTGGGCAGGCACAGGTCGAGGAACTTCTGGCCGCCGAAGCCCGGCTCGACGGTCATGATCAGCAGCATGTCGAGCTCCGGGAGCAGGTCCTCGTAGGGCTCGATCGGCGTGGCGGGCTTCAGCGCCATGCTCGCCCGGGCGCCCTGCTTGCGGATCTCACGCGCCAGCCGCACGGGGGCCTTGGCCGCCTCCACGTGGAAGGTGACCGAACCACAGCCGACCTCGGCGTACGCCGGAGCCCAGCGGTCCGGGTCCTCGATCATCAGGTGCGCGTCGAACGGCGTGTCCGTGTGCTTGCGCAGGCTCTCGATGACGGGGAGACCGAGCGTCAGGTTGGGGACGAACGCGTTGTCCATGACGTCCACGTGCACCCAGTCCGCGCTGCCGATGCGCCGGACCTCCGCGCCGAGGTTGGCGAGGTCGGAGTTGAGGATCGACGGCGTGATCTGGATGTGGCCCATGCCGAGAATCGTAGGGGTTCTCCACAGGCGCCCCGCATCACCCGTTGGGGGGAGGCAAGGGATGGGTATCCCCGGACATGGATGGATTCAGCGCTGACCCTGCCGCGATCGAAGCGGTCGCCGATCTCGTGGCGTCGTTGGTTCCGGCCCTCGCGGACGCGGCCCGAGCCGTGGGCGCCCTCTCCCCTGACGCGGGGACCTCGACATCCGAGCTGGGCGGCGGGCTGCGCGATCTCGGCGGGCAGGCGACGAGCGCGGTGGTCCGCCTGGAGGCGCTCGCGGGCGCGCTGCGGGGCACGGCGACCAGCTATGCGGCGACCGACAGCGCAACCGGCCTGACCATTGCGGGCGGCTTGTCCACCGGGCGGGCCCACCCATGACGATGCTGTCCACCCTCGTCGGCGGCGAGCCGACAGCATGCCGGGCCACTGCAGCCCACCTTCGCGCCATCGCTGCCCAGGCGCGGGACGTTGCCGTCCGCGTGCGCGACGCGGATCCGTCAGGTGGAAGCACCTGGGCAGGCCGGGCCAGGCAGGCGTTCGAGGTGCAGCGCAGATGCGATGCCGCGGCGCTCGACGAGCTCGCCGCGAGGACCCACGCCCTCGCGGGGGCAGTCGAGGAGTTCGCTGATGAGGTCGAGTCGGTCAGAGCGCAGATGGAGCAAGCGAGATCGGAGGCCCTTGCGGCGGGGGTGCCCAGCACGCCGACGGCGATCGAGGTGACCTACCTGCCGTTCGACATCACGGATGCCAGGAGCCGGGCGTGCGCGGCCGTCGATGCGGCCCGCCAGCGCGAGGCAGCCGCCCACACCACGCTCCGGGCAGCCGTCGACGCGAGCCGCGGAGAGTGCCTCGTGGAGGACGTTCTCGAGAAGGTCGGCTTCCTGCCGCCCGACGCCCCGGACACCGCGGACCGCCTCAAGCACGTCTACCGCCTGACCAGTGCCGCGGCTGACTTCGCGGCCACGGCGAGGCTCGCACGACTGGAGCTGCTCGATCCGGTCGTCGCCGACGCCAGCCGGTGGAAGCTCGTCGGTGCCGTCACGGGTCCGGTGGGCAAGGCGCTGGCCGTGGGGTTCTCAGCGAAACACCAATGGCAGGCAGATGCGGACGATCCCAACCTGAGCACGGCAGACCACATCGGACGGACCGCGGTCCGTGGGGCGGTCGAGGGCGGATCAGCCATTGCCGGCGGCATCGTCGGCACCCAGATCGGCGGCTCGATCGGGACCATGATCTGCCCGGGCGTCGGGACCGCCGTTGGCGGACTCGTCGGGGGCGCCGCCGGAGCCTTCGCCACCACCCGGGCAGGCAAGGCAACGGCCGACGCCGCAGTCGAAGCAGTCGACGACGTCCTCGATGTCGCCGAGGACGTGGGCGATGCCGTCGGCGATGCCGCCGGCGCAGTCGCGGACGCGGGCGACGCAGCACTCGACAAGGCTGACGACGTCAAGGACGCAGCTGTCGACAAGGCCAAGGACGTCGGCAAGAAGCTCTGCTTCTGGGACTAGCCCGCATCGGGCTCGACGGGAGCCTGCTCACCCGCCGCCTCGTCGCGGTCCGCCCACGCGAGCAGCGGTGCGATGTCGAACGGGTGGTCGTCGATGCTCGCGTGCAGGTCGCCGATCTCGGCGAACCGCTCCGGCATCGTGTCCATCGTGAAGTCGTCCGGCTCGCACTCGGGTATCTCCGCCCAGAGCACCGGCGCCGAGACCCTGCCGTTGGCCACACCCCGCACCGAGTACGCCGCGGCGATGGTGTGGTCGCGGGCGTTCTGGTTGTAGTCCACGAAGAGCTGCGACGGGTCGCGGTCCTTGCGCCACCAGGCAGTCGTGACCTCGCCACCCGCGCGCCGTTCGACCTCACGGGCGAAGGCGAGCGCTGCGCGGCGTACGTCCTGGAAGCCGTGGTCGGGCGGGATCCGGACGTAGATGTGCAGACCCGAGCCGCCGCTGGTCTTGGGGAACCCGACCGCGCCCAGCTCGTCGAGCACCTCGCGGGTCACGCCGGCGACCCGCTGGACCGTCGCCCAGTCGCACTCCGGTCCCGGGTCGAGGTCGATGCGCCACTCGTCCGGCTTCTCGGTGTCGGCGCGACGGCTGTTCCACGGGTGGAACTCAACCGTCGACATCTGCGTCGCCCAGATCACCTGCGCCAGCTCGGTGACGCACAGCTCGTCGGCCGTGCGGCCCCACCGCGGGAAGTAGAGCTGGACGGTCTCGACCCAGGGCGGAGCGCCGGCGGGGATCCGCTTCTGGTGGACCTTGTCGCCCTCGAGTCCCTTCGGGAACCGGTGCAGCATGCAGGGCCGCTCGCGCAGGGCGTTGACGATGCCGTCGCCGACCGCGAGGTAGTACTCCACCAGGTCGAGCTTGGTCGCTCCCGTCATCGGGAAATAGACCCGATCCGGGTTGGTCACCTTGACGACGCGGTCGTCGACCTCGATCTCCACGAACGGGCTGGCCATGCGCCCAACCTAGCGATCAGCCGCGCCGGAGGACGGCCAGGAACATCGCGTCGGTGTTGTCGCGGTGCGGCCACAGCTGCTCGGTGCGCTCGAGGACGACGTCGTCACGAGCGCCGATCACGGCGTCGACAACGCCCGTCGTCTCGGCAAGCACGGGAGAGCACGTCGCGTAGACGACCACGCCACCCGGGCGGACCGAGTCGAGGGCCGTCGCAAGCAACGCGCGCTGGAGCGGCAGGAGCTCCTCGATCTCGCCCGCGGTCTTGCGCCACCGCGCCTCGGGGCGACGACGCAGGGCACCCAGACCGGAGCACGGAGCATCGACCAGGATCCGGTCGAAGGTCTCCGGCGCCCAGGCCGGACGGAGTCCGTCTCCCGTGACCACTCCGGCGAGACCGGCGGACGACGCGCGGGTGCCGCGCGCCACCAGCTGCGCGCGGTGGTGCTGGCGCTCGTTGGCGAGCACCGTCGCGCCTCGCTCGGCAGCGATCGCGGCCAGGAGGGCGGTCTTCCCGCCGGGTCCTGAGCAGAGGTCGAGCCAGAGCTCGTCGCGACCCTCGAGGGGTGCCCCCGCCAACGCGAGCGCGACGAGCTGCGAGCCTTCGTCCTGGACACCGGCACGTCCCTCGGCAACGGCCGGGATGAGGGAGGGGTCTCCGCCACCCAGCTCGACGGCGTACGGCGAGCGGCCGGTCGCCACTCCGCCCGCCGCTTCGAGCTCGGCGACTGTGGAAAGACCCGGGCGCGCCACGAGCATGACCCGCGGCGCAGCGTTGTCCGCGGCCAGGAGCGCGTCGAGCTCGGCGGGCATGTCGGCGGGCTTCGTGGCGGAGAGGGCCTCGGCGAGCGCGTCGACGACCCAGCGCGGGTGCGAGTGCGCGAATGCGGCGAACTCGTGAGCCTTGGTCGGAGCCAGCAACCGGATCCACTCGTCGAGCGACTTCTCGCCGATGCGGCGCAGGACCGCGTTGCTGAAGCCGGCCGGTCCCTGGCCGACGCGACCCCGGACCAGGTCGACGGTCGAGGAGATCGCAGCGTGCGGGGGCACCCGCATGGCGAGGAGCTGGTGCGTGCCGAGGCGCAGCGCGTCGAGCACCTTGGCCTCGATCTTCGTCAGCGGGCGGGCAGCGCACGCAGCGATGATCGCGTCGTAGGTGCCCTGGCGGCGGATCGTGCCGCTGACCAGCTCGGTGGTGAATGCCGCGTCGCGCCCGCTGAGCTCGTACTTCTTGAGCAGCTGCGGCAACGCGAGGTTCGTGTAGGCACCCTCGACGCGGACCGCGAACAGCACGTCGTACGCCGCGGCGCGGGCCGGGTCGACGGCCGCGCGGGGCTTGGGCGGCTTCCCGCCGGACTTCGGCTGGTTGCCCTGGGAGCGCTTGCCGCCCTTGCGCGGGTCAGCCATCGCTCTGCTCCCCTGACCTCTCGGCGCGGAACGTCGTGGCCCGGAACTGCTTGGCGAGGCGCTTGGGGGCCACCGTCAGCCACGCGTCCTCGATGATCTCGCTCAGTTCGTCGATGTCGATCTCTCCCAGTCGGGACTGCTGCACGAGGACCGCGTTGAAGCCGCGGAAGTGGTCAATGGTGAAGAACGGGAGGCGGTCGTCCTCGACGAGGGCCATCTTCTCGATCTCGGTGGGTGTCCTGATCACCAGCAGGTCGTCGTACATCTCGCCGGACACCGGGTCGACTGCCGTCTTGTGCGGCATCCGGAAGAGGACGAACCCCTTGCCCTTCGGCCCCGCCGGCACCTTGTACGTCGGGCGGTCGCCCCAGGTGATGCCGAGCTCCACCTCGGGCAGCGCGCGGCAGAGAAGGTCGATGTCGTCCGGGGTCGCCGGGCGGGCCACGTCAGTCGCCGAACTTCTCGTCACCCGAGAAGGTGACCCCGCGCGCCCAGTCGGCGGCGTTCATCAGCTTCTTGCCGAACGCCTTGACCTCGCCGAGCTTCACGACGTTGCTCCCGGTGCCGACGTACACCGCGTTCTTGGTGACCTCGATCTGCCCGGGGGCGAGCGAGCCGGTCGCACCGATCGTGACCGGCCCGATCTTGATCCGCTCACCGCCGAACGTGGTCCACGCGCCCGGGAACGGTGTGCAGGCGCGGATCCGGCGGTCCACTCCGACGGCAGGCTCGCGCCAGACGATCCGGGCGTCGTCGACGAGGATCTTGGGGGCGTAGGACAGCAAACCCTCAGTCTGCTGCTCGCGCTCATCGAGCTGACCGTCCTCGATGCCGTCGAGGGTCGCGACCAGAAGGCCGGCACCACCCTCGGCGAGCCGGCCGAGGAGGTCGCCGGCGGTGTCGGTGTCGCGGACGCGCTCGGTCATCAGTCCATAGGTCGGACCGGCGTCGAGCTCCTTGACGATCCGGAACGTCGTGGCACCGGTGATCTCGTCTCCGGCCCAGATCGAGTGCTGCACCGGCGCCGCGCCACGCCAGGCCGGCAGCAGGGAGAAGTGCAGGTTGACCCAGCCACGCGACGGGATGTCGAGCGCCGACTGCGGAAGCAGCGCGCCGTAGGCGACGACGGGACAGCAGTCGGGCTCGAGCGCCTTCAGCGCGGCCTGGAACTCCGGGTCGCGCGGGTGCTCCGGCTTCATCACCGGCACTCCCAGCTCCTCGGCACGCACCGCGACGGGCGACGCCACGAGCTTCCGCCCACGCCCGGCAGGGGCGTCGGGGCGAGTGATCACGCCGACGAGCTCGTGACGCGATGCTGCGATCGCCTCGAGGGCGGGAACCGCAACCTCGGGAGTGCCCGCGAAGACAACGCGCATCAGAAGCCGAACCCGTTGGTGCGGTGCGGGGACACCTTGATCGTCGGCTGGCCGCCGTCGCCGAACCAGTCGGACTCCCGGATCTGGCGCATGGCGGCCTTGCGGGCATCGGAGTCGAGCTTGTCGATGAACAGGATCCCGTCGAGGTGATCGGTCTCGTGCTGGATCGCGCGGGCGAGCAGCTCGGAGCCGTTGATGGTGACCGGCTCGCCGTGCATGTTGAACCCCTGGGCGACCACCGACATCGCGCGCTTGCAGTCATAGGTGAGCTCGGGAAGGGAGAGACACCCCTCGAGCCCGTCCTGGATCTCCTGCGAGAGCTCGAGCGTCGGGTTGATCAGGTGGCCGACCTCGCCGTCGACGTACCAGGTGAAGACCCGGGCCGAGACACCGATCTGGGGCGCCGCGAGCCCGGCGCCCGGGGCGTCGAGCATGGTGTCGGTCAGGTCCTGCACGAGCCGCTGGAGCTCGCGGTCGAACGTGGTGACCTCGGCCGCGCGCTGGCGCAGCACCGGGTCACCGAAAAGACGAATCGGCTGAACAGCCACGGTTCTCCTTCGGCGGGGTACGCGGCCGATTCTAGAGGCTCGTCGTTCCCTACAGAGCCTGCGGATCGACGTGGACCCGCACCGCATCCAGCTTGCGGGCCGAGCGGAGCCGCTGCATCTCCCGGAGCGCCGCGCTGAGCTCGGGACCGACAGCACGAGGGACCCGGACGACCGTCCGCGACTCCCCCGCGTCGCCGTGCGGGACCGGCCCGAGCGACTCCGCCCCGTCGGGCAGGGAGAGCAGGGTGACGGCGTCATCGACGGCCCCCGGGCTGCCGGTGATCGTGGCCAGCCGGCACGCGGGCGGCAGGTGCGCCGAGGCCCGGTCTGCCAGCTCCCGCTCGGCGAACCCGGCCGGATCCCAGCGGACCAGCGCCTGCAGCACGGGATCGGCCGGATCGCCGACCACCAGAACGCGTCCACCCGATCGGGCCAGCGCGGCTGCGCCGAGCCAGCGCCGCAACGCCTCCTCGCGCACCCGCAGGTCGGGGCGCGACAACGCCAGCCAGGCGTCGAGCAGCAGCACCGCGGCGTAGCCGCCCTCGGCCACCGGCTCGGCTCCGGGGGTCGCCACGACGATGGAGGGCCGGCCCGGCACGCTCGCGCGCACCCGGTCTCCGGCTGATGTCAGGACCGGGATCGACGGGAACGCCCGTCCCAGCTCCTCGGCAGTG
This genomic interval from Nocardioides cavernaquae contains the following:
- the ribD gene encoding bifunctional diaminohydroxyphosphoribosylaminopyrimidine deaminase/5-amino-6-(5-phosphoribosylamino)uracil reductase RibD; amino-acid sequence: MTFTAAEQHAMQRALELAATPGVPLGPNPRVGCVLLAADGTTLAEGFHLGAGTPHAEAAALATAREAGVDVRGATAVVTLEPCNHTGRTGPCALALVEAGVSRVVFATGDRNPVAVGGAETLRAAGIEVESGLLESESRELNRVWAFAVEHQRPFVTWKFATSLDGRSAAMDGTSKWITSAAARQDTHRLRALADTVLVGTGTVLADDPQLTVRDADEVALPDQPLRAVMGLRELPARARIFDGSAGTTHLRMHDPREALAQLFARDRQHVFLEGGPTLAAAFFKAGLVDEVVAYVAPVLLGTGRNAVADLGIETIADARHLRVTDVAVLEAVGQDTCVRITMSTASTHPEGN
- the ligD gene encoding non-homologous end-joining DNA ligase, with amino-acid sequence MASPFVEIEVDDRVVKVTNPDRVYFPMTGATKLDLVEYYLAVGDGIVNALRERPCMLHRFPKGLEGDKVHQKRIPAGAPPWVETVQLYFPRWGRTADELCVTELAQVIWATQMSTVEFHPWNSRRADTEKPDEWRIDLDPGPECDWATVQRVAGVTREVLDELGAVGFPKTSGGSGLHIYVRIPPDHGFQDVRRAALAFAREVERRAGGEVTTAWWRKDRDPSQLFVDYNQNARDHTIAAAYSVRGVANGRVSAPVLWAEIPECEPDDFTMDTMPERFAEIGDLHASIDDHPFDIAPLLAWADRDEAAGEQAPVEPDAG
- a CDS encoding RsmB/NOP family class I SAM-dependent RNA methyltransferase encodes the protein MADPRKGGKRSQGNQPKSGGKPPKPRAAVDPARAAAYDVLFAVRVEGAYTNLALPQLLKKYELSGRDAAFTTELVSGTIRRQGTYDAIIAACAARPLTKIEAKVLDALRLGTHQLLAMRVPPHAAISSTVDLVRGRVGQGPAGFSNAVLRRIGEKSLDEWIRLLAPTKAHEFAAFAHSHPRWVVDALAEALSATKPADMPAELDALLAADNAAPRVMLVARPGLSTVAELEAAGGVATGRSPYAVELGGGDPSLIPAVAEGRAGVQDEGSQLVALALAGAPLEGRDELWLDLCSGPGGKTALLAAIAAERGATVLANERQHHRAQLVARGTRASSAGLAGVVTGDGLRPAWAPETFDRILVDAPCSGLGALRRRPEARWRKTAGEIEELLPLQRALLATALDSVRPGGVVVYATCSPVLAETTGVVDAVIGARDDVVLERTEQLWPHRDNTDAMFLAVLRRG
- the rpe gene encoding ribulose-phosphate 3-epimerase; this translates as MGHIQITPSILNSDLANLGAEVRRIGSADWVHVDVMDNAFVPNLTLGLPVIESLRKHTDTPFDAHLMIEDPDRWAPAYAEVGCGSVTFHVEAAKAPVRLAREIRKQGARASMALKPATPIEPYEDLLPELDMLLIMTVEPGFGGQKFLDLCLPKIRRARAMMDKHGIETWLQVDGGVSLETIERCAEAGADVFVAGSAVYSAADPDKMVAELRAAAEAVATVR
- a CDS encoding riboflavin synthase; this encodes MFTGIIEELGTVEAVEQQSDAIRLSIRAATVLEGTGLGDSIAVNGCCLTVVTVDDGVWTADVMQESLDKTSIGDVRPGDVVNLERAVTADKRLGGHIVQGHVDAVGTVVSRTPSEHWEVVELEVPEGLTRYLVDKGSITIDGVSLTVVETRDNRFTVSLIPETLARTTMGRRQPGDRVNLEVDVIAKHVEKLLSSANLLNQQSLDKLMKESKK
- the def gene encoding peptide deformylase — encoded protein: MAVQPIRLFGDPVLRQRAAEVTTFDRELQRLVQDLTDTMLDAPGAGLAAPQIGVSARVFTWYVDGEVGHLINPTLELSQEIQDGLEGCLSLPELTYDCKRAMSVVAQGFNMHGEPVTINGSELLARAIQHETDHLDGILFIDKLDSDARKAAMRQIRESDWFGDGGQPTIKVSPHRTNGFGF
- the ribH gene encoding 6,7-dimethyl-8-ribityllumazine synthase; this encodes MSGAGAPTTEPIDCSDLRVAVIAGTWHEEVTAGLLAGAERCLAAYSVTGATFIRVPGAFELPVVARELALKGYDAVVAFGVVIRGGTPHFDFVCNAATDGLTRVALDTGVPIGFGVLTCDTDEQALDRAGLPEAPGRPASKEDKGWEATSAALVTAQMLKQIRRGYPS
- a CDS encoding bifunctional 3,4-dihydroxy-2-butanone-4-phosphate synthase/GTP cyclohydrolase II, giving the protein MPEGAAPGDAQHGGVRLDTVERAIADIAAGKAVVVVDDEGRENEGDIIFAAAKATPELMAFTIRHSSGVICAPMPADMLDRLEIPLMTPHNRDAYRTAYTISVDARDGTSTGISAADRAHTVKVLADSATEPWELTRPGHVFPLRYRDGGVLVRRGHTEAAVDLAKLAGLTPVGVLVEVVNDDGTMKRAAELREFADEHGLAMISIEDLVRYRRRHEVLVERVAETRLPTKHGEFTAFGYRITIDDSEHMALVYGDISAAADGTREPVLTRVHSECLTGDVFGSERCDCGPQLEESLKLIAEEGRGVVVYLRGHEGRGIGLAAKLQAYALQENGRDTVDANLDLGLPADARHYGTATQILRDLGIEEVRLITNNPDKCASLSDFGIAVTDRVALNTHVNENNVAYLRTKRDRMGHTIDLDVPVTLEALEGNS
- the fmt gene encoding methionyl-tRNA formyltransferase, translated to MRVVFAGTPEVAVPALEAIAASRHELVGVITRPDAPAGRGRKLVASPVAVRAEELGVPVMKPEHPRDPEFQAALKALEPDCCPVVAYGALLPQSALDIPSRGWVNLHFSLLPAWRGAAPVQHSIWAGDEITGATTFRIVKELDAGPTYGLMTERVRDTDTAGDLLGRLAEGGAGLLVATLDGIEDGQLDEREQQTEGLLSYAPKILVDDARIVWREPAVGVDRRIRACTPFPGAWTTFGGERIKIGPVTIGATGSLAPGQIEVTKNAVYVGTGSNVVKLGEVKAFGKKLMNAADWARGVTFSGDEKFGD
- a CDS encoding MmcQ/YjbR family DNA-binding protein; its protein translation is MARPATPDDIDLLCRALPEVELGITWGDRPTYKVPAGPKGKGFVLFRMPHKTAVDPVSGEMYDDLLVIRTPTEIEKMALVEDDRLPFFTIDHFRGFNAVLVQQSRLGEIDIDELSEIIEDAWLTVAPKRLAKQFRATTFRAERSGEQSDG